In a single window of the Branchiostoma floridae strain S238N-H82 chromosome 2, Bfl_VNyyK, whole genome shotgun sequence genome:
- the LOC118409815 gene encoding non-lysosomal glucosylceramidase-like — translation MGTRQELLSGPDVRKLEKLFQHGTGVPDQGWRIPLDHVFPRRGMKPNAKPRFKQLKDLYGVFYRYFFWWMKKKTGHKRPFIDALNPVQLQQIYGVPLGGLGCGSICRGWKGDFCRWALLPGIYSYDIKMANQFTVCVRRRGQTTYQQVLSTRHPSCLTEWNWSYSPSHAYYHALYPRAWTVYELPGQNITLTCRQVSPVLPHDYKDSSIPAAVFVWTAENHGKEEVDISLMFTFQNSIGADTDLSGGHWNEPFSVNEEGVDPVSGILLHHQHKTMPCTIALGIPHKEGIRVTGSTSFNPAGSGKEIWRDLMYDGELGSPEAPTNKTVKGEALAGAVCASFKLPSGGKQDTDFVLSWDMPVIKFVGSCRTYKRWYTGWFGDDGTAAPKLAAYALSHYPEWESTIEEWQRPILDNQSYPEWYRSALFNELYFMSDGGTIWLVAEDNDGHVENNLPPWLREKTPAHIMEYGRFGYLEGHEYRMYNTYDVHHYASFALAMLWPQLEYSIQYDYALTILEEDRSWQPELWHGGWMHRKAINSVPHDLGDPYDEPFIHVNAYVMHDTSDWRDLNLKFVLQIFRDYFVGRDKGFLAFMWPRAQAVMTKALTWDTDQDGMIDNSGAADQTYDAWIVTGASAYCGGLWLAALRCMVEIANILGKEEEEQHYLAVMQRAKTAYEEKLWNGEYYNYDCSGRSYSNSIMAGAGSGHWYLRACGLVPEDNEVMDSDREVLPLDHVASSLRKVYDFNVMQFHQGTMGAVNGMRPNGKKDLTSMQSEEVWTGITYALAASMIQEGMVEEGFQTAYGVYNMCYLQCGFAFQTPEAYLERDFFRSLGYMRPLAIWAMQWALESRHRARVTSS, via the exons ATGGGCACCCGACAGGAGCTGTTGTCAGGCCCAGACGTGCGCAAGTTGGAGAAGCTTTTCCAGCACGGAACCGGCGTTCCTGACCAG GGCTGGAGAATCCCCCTGGACCATGTGTTTCCACGGAGGGGTATGAAGCCCAATGCCAAACCTCGCTTCAAGCAACTCAAAGATCTGTACGGAGTGTTCTATAG GTACTTTTTCTGGTGGATGAAGAAGAAAACTGGACATAAGAGACCATTCATTGATGCCCTGAATCCTGTGCAGCTTCAACAAATCTATG GTGTGCCACTAGGGGGTCTCGGCTGTGGTAGTATCTGCCGCGGATGGAAGGGTGACTTTTGTAGATGGGCACTGCTACCTGGGATCTACAGCTATGACATCAAAATGGCCAACCAG TTTACTGTGTGTGTCAGGAGAAGAGGCCAGACAACCTATCAGCAGGTTTTATCCACCAGACATCCATCATGTCTGACGGAGTGGAACTGGAGCTACAGCCCGTCCCATGCCTATTACCACGCCCTGTACCCCCGTGCCTGGACAGTGTACGAGTTACCTGGACAAAACATCACTCTCACCTGTCGGCAGGTGTCACCTGTGCTTCCACATGACTACAAG GACAGCAGCATCCCTGCAGCTGTGTTTGTCTGGACAGCAGAGAATCATGGGAAGGAAGAAGTGGACATCAGCCTCATGTTCACCTTCCAGAATTCCATAGGAGCTGATACTGACCTCTCAGGAGGTCACTGGAATGAACCATTTTCTGTGAATGAGGAAGGAGTCGACCCTGTATCTGGGATTTTGCTGCATCACCAGCATAAGACGATGCCTTGCACAATTGCCTTAGGAATACCACATAAG GAGGGCATCCGAGTGACAGGTAGCACATCGTTTAACCCAGCTGGTTCTGGGAAGGAGATCTGGAGGGACCTGATGTACGATGGAGAGCTGGGGTCACCAGAAG CCCCTACAAACAAGACAGTTAAAGGGGAAGCCCTGGCCGGAGCAGTCTGTGCATCATTTAAGCTGCCATCAGGAGGAAAACAGGACACTGATTTTGTCCTGTCCTGGGACATGCCTGTCATAAAGTTCGTTGGGTCCTGTCGCACCTACAAGAG GTGGTATACAGGCTGGTTCGGGGATGATGGAACAGCTGCCCCCAAACTTGCTGCCTATGCTCTCAGTCACTACCCAGAGTGGGAGAGCACCATAGAGGAGTGGCAGAGGCCTATCCTGGACAATCA GTCCTACCCAGAGTGGTATAGGTCTGCCCTGTTCAATGAGTTGTACTTCATGTCTGATGGTGGGACCATCTGGTTAGTGGCTGAGGACAATGATGGACATGTGGAGAACAATCTGCCACCATGGCTCAGGGAGAAGACTCCTGCTCACATCATGGAGTATGGGAGGTTTGGCTATTTGGAAG GCCATGAGTACAGAATGTACAACACCTATGATGTTCACCACTATGCATCCTTTGCCTTAGCAATGCTGTGGCCTCAGTTGGAATACAGCATCCAATATGACTATG CACTCACTATCCTGGAGGAAGACAGGAGTTGGCAGCCTGAACTGTGGCATGGTGGATGGATGCACAGGAAAGCAATCAACTCTGTACCTCATGACTTAGGAGACCCTT ATGATGAGCCATTCATCCACGTCAATGCCTATGTGATGCATGACACGTCTGACTGGAGGGATCTGAACCTGAAGTTTGTGTTACAAATCTTCAGGGACTACTTTGTTGGACGTGATAAGGGCTTCCTAGCTTTCATGTGGCCAAGAGCCCag GCTGTTATGACCAAAGCCCTTACATGGGACACAGACCAGGATGGGATGATAGACAACAGTGGGGCAGCTGACCAGACTTATGATGCCTGGATTGTAACTGGAGCAAG TGCCTACTGTGGTGGACTGTGGTTAGCTGCCCTGAGGTGTATGGTGGAGATAGCTAACATCCTGGGGAAGGAGGAGGAAGAACAACACTACTTGGCAGTCATGCAGAGGGCCAAAACTGCCTATGAGGAGAAACTCTGGAATG GGGAGTACTACAACTATGACTGCAGCGGTAGATCCTACTCCAACTCCATCATGGCAGGGGCAGGGTCAGGACACTGGTACCTCCGGGCCTGTGGACTGGTACCCGAGGACAATGAAGTCATGGACTCTGATAGGGAG GTCCTGCCTTTGGACCATGTCGCAAGTTCGCTGAGGAAAGTGTATGACTTCAACGTGATGCAGTTCCACCAGGGCACTATGGGAGCTGTCAACGGGATGCGGCCTAACGGGAAGAAAGACCTGACCAGTATGCAGAGTGAGGAAGTTTGGACGGGAATCACATATGCACTAGCAGCCAGTATGATCCAGGAG GGCATGGTGGAGGAGGGTTTCCAAACAGCCTATGGTGTGTACAACATGTGTTACCTCCAGTGTGGCTTCGCCTTCCAAACTCCTGAAGCTTACCTGGAGAGAGATTTTTTCCGCTCCCTGGGCTACATGCGTCCCCTGGCCATCTGGGCCATGCAGTGGGCCCTAGAGAGCAGGCACAGGGCAAGGGTCACTAGTAGCTAA